In Clostridium sp. DL-VIII, the following proteins share a genomic window:
- a CDS encoding metallophosphoesterase, with the protein MLIAVVSDTHRITKYIKLAKELIKGADILIHLGDNIEDVQILEDNFNGKVYAVAGNCDYSGKYPKEGIIEVNNRKIFFTHGDLYGVKSSINNIYYRGREVEADVVLFGHTHEQLLEKENGIILMNPGSVSLPRFRGRYVGFININDNSDIDTYFKEIRE; encoded by the coding sequence ATGCTAATTGCAGTTGTAAGTGATACACATAGAATAACTAAATATATTAAACTGGCTAAGGAATTAATAAAAGGAGCTGATATATTAATACATTTAGGTGATAATATTGAAGATGTACAAATATTAGAAGATAATTTTAATGGAAAAGTATATGCGGTTGCAGGAAACTGTGATTATTCAGGGAAATATCCAAAGGAAGGAATTATAGAAGTAAATAACAGAAAAATATTCTTTACTCATGGAGATCTATATGGAGTTAAAAGTTCTATAAATAATATTTATTATAGAGGCAGGGAAGTGGAAGCTGATGTTGTTTTGTTTGGGCATACCCATGAACAATTATTAGAAAAAGAAAATGGTATTATATTAATGAATCCAGGAAGTGTGTCATTGCCAAGATTTAGAGGAAGATATGTTGGATTTATAAATATAAACGACAATAGTGATATTGATACATACTTTAAGGAAATAAGAGAATAA
- a CDS encoding tyrosine-type recombinase/integrase, with the protein MKKHYSPTIQTTKTYNSERDIPLQASLVNIFTEIAEKQKIRKLEVGNSYIDNDLIFCNEIGQLIDDSNLTRSFSRFLKRIGVEYKHIHCLRHTYATKQFENDIPLKTVSKLLGHSTINITADTYTHVLKRHKDRTIDILSTF; encoded by the coding sequence GTGAAAAAGCATTACTCTCCCACTATTCAGACAACAAAAACTTACAACAGTGAGCGTGATATTCCTCTTCAAGCTAGTTTAGTTAATATATTTACAGAAATAGCAGAAAAACAAAAAATTCGAAAATTAGAGGTTGGAAATAGTTATATAGATAATGATTTAATATTTTGTAATGAAATTGGTCAGCTGATAGATGATAGTAATTTAACTAGATCATTTTCTAGATTTCTAAAAAGAATTGGAGTTGAATATAAACACATACATTGCTTAAGGCATACTTATGCTACTAAGCAGTTTGAAAATGATATTCCTTTAAAGACTGTTTCTAAATTATTGGGACATAGTACTATCAATATAACTGCTGATACCTATACTCATGTATTAAAAAGACATAAAGATAGAACAATTGATATCCTAAGCACTTTCTAG
- a CDS encoding ATP-binding protein: MNIKMSLEEIINTGEGQYFDRKSSKIQINKLVETIIAFANADGGEVAIGIEDGKLVGINNQGNIKINDFIQCSFDKCIPAIKANYEYLDIVKDNGTDDRILIIHIEPSIDKVHKTISDEVFLRVGDENKKLNFEQRLNLEYDKGERLFEDKIIENCTMEDLDVDVLKSYAEAVKYTGSDYERLLYARGLARRSKEGAKITVAAVLLFAENPSIFLPNARVRFFRYEGSSAEVGVGMNIIKQEMIEGPLPKQIEMLKNVVKAQLREFTTLNPLNGKFITIPEYPEFAWQEGIINAITHRAYNIQGDDTKIFMYDDRLEIKSPGKFPNIVNKENIREVRYSRNPRIARVLTELGWVRELGEGVKRIYKEMKEYFLDDPIYDEPSYSVSLLLKNNIMTRRQRRTERVNYLIDIDWNKFTDNEKKAIEMAYSTGKLYTKDFAELIKRSSTYARTVLNGLADKGILKKVASSTTDPHQYYVFKEAVK, from the coding sequence ATGAATATTAAAATGTCATTAGAAGAAATAATAAATACGGGTGAAGGGCAGTACTTTGACAGAAAATCATCTAAGATACAAATAAATAAACTAGTAGAGACTATAATTGCTTTTGCTAATGCTGATGGTGGAGAAGTGGCTATAGGTATTGAGGATGGTAAATTGGTGGGTATAAATAATCAAGGAAACATAAAGATAAATGACTTCATTCAATGCAGTTTCGATAAATGTATACCAGCAATTAAAGCAAATTATGAATATTTAGATATAGTAAAAGATAATGGTACTGATGATAGGATACTTATAATTCATATTGAACCAAGCATAGACAAAGTTCATAAAACTATATCAGATGAAGTTTTTTTAAGAGTTGGAGATGAAAATAAAAAGCTTAATTTTGAACAAAGATTAAATCTTGAATATGATAAAGGGGAAAGACTTTTTGAAGATAAGATAATAGAAAATTGTACTATGGAAGATTTAGATGTAGATGTACTAAAAAGTTATGCAGAGGCAGTTAAATACACGGGATCTGATTATGAAAGACTTCTTTATGCAAGAGGATTAGCTAGAAGAAGTAAGGAAGGTGCTAAAATTACAGTTGCAGCAGTGTTATTATTTGCTGAAAATCCAAGCATATTTTTGCCTAATGCACGAGTTAGATTTTTTAGATATGAAGGAAGTAGTGCAGAAGTTGGTGTAGGGATGAACATTATAAAGCAGGAAATGATTGAAGGACCACTTCCAAAGCAGATAGAAATGTTAAAGAATGTAGTAAAAGCACAATTAAGAGAATTTACAACACTTAACCCTTTGAATGGAAAGTTTATTACTATTCCAGAATATCCAGAGTTTGCATGGCAGGAAGGGATAATTAATGCTATTACTCATAGAGCATATAATATCCAAGGTGATGATACAAAAATATTTATGTATGATGATAGATTAGAAATAAAAAGCCCTGGGAAATTCCCTAATATAGTAAACAAAGAAAATATAAGAGAAGTTAGATATTCAAGAAATCCAAGAATAGCAAGGGTTTTAACTGAACTAGGATGGGTAAGAGAACTTGGAGAAGGTGTAAAGAGAATATATAAGGAAATGAAAGAGTATTTTCTTGATGATCCTATTTATGATGAACCAAGTTATTCTGTATCGCTTCTGCTTAAGAATAATATTATGACAAGAAGGCAAAGACGTACAGAGAGAGTAAATTATTTAATAGATATTGATTGGAATAAGTTCACTGATAATGAGAAAAAAGCTATTGAAATGGCTTATTCAACAGGAAAATTATATACTAAGGATTTTGCAGAGCTAATAAAGCGAAGTTCTACTTATGCAAGAACTGTGCTAAATGGTCTTGCTGATAAAGGTATATTAAAGAAAGTGGCATCATCTACTACAGATCCACATCAATACTATGTATTTAAAGAAGCTGTGAAATAG
- the tnpA gene encoding IS200/IS605 family transposase, with the protein MDEDNLSHTKWSCKYHIVFIPKYRRKTIYGKIRQDVGQILRQLCKYKNVDIIDAHACVDHIHMLVSIPPKLSVSSFMGYLKGKSSLMIYDRHANLKYKHGNRHFWAKGYFVSTVGLNKATIAKYIREQENEDKMSDNMTTKEYEDPFKGC; encoded by the coding sequence ATGGACGAAGATAATTTATCACATACAAAATGGAGTTGTAAATACCATATAGTTTTTATACCGAAGTACAGGAGAAAAACTATATATGGGAAAATAAGACAAGATGTTGGACAGATACTGAGACAATTGTGCAAATACAAAAATGTTGATATAATTGACGCCCACGCATGTGTGGATCATATACATATGTTGGTATCCATACCACCAAAACTTAGTGTTTCAAGTTTTATGGGATATCTCAAGGGAAAAAGCTCGTTGATGATCTATGATAGACATGCCAATTTAAAGTACAAGCATGGAAATAGGCATTTCTGGGCGAAAGGTTATTTTGTGAGCACTGTTGGATTAAACAAAGCAACAATCGCAAAATATATAAGGGAACAAGAAAACGAAGATAAGATGTCAGATAATATGACAACTAAAGAGTACGAAGACCCTTTTAAGGGTTGCTAG